In one Vibrio rarus genomic region, the following are encoded:
- a CDS encoding MOSC domain-containing protein has protein sequence MKDIAQLSGINVYPVKSTSGIAQSRAWVGLEGISFDRRFVVTDLAGRMVTARKYPKMVTIKSTLLSDGIVLQAPGMTRLHLSVNDFQRDEFECKIWSDRFLAYTTTEQANAWFSQAIGSDVQLLYCGEESNRYREKLDTRVSFADGYPLLVISQGSLDELNRRASSPQSMAQFRTNLVIDGVDAFAEDSWEKIAIGEVEFRVGKPCQRCVLTSVNPNTGEKMAAQEPTVTLSKFRANEKGAIFFGMNLIALNEGVIELGDKLKILETRTPTIYPDTHN, from the coding sequence GTGAAGGATATCGCTCAATTATCGGGAATAAATGTTTATCCCGTAAAGTCTACGTCTGGTATTGCTCAATCTAGGGCTTGGGTGGGTTTGGAAGGCATCAGTTTTGACCGCCGATTTGTGGTTACGGATCTTGCCGGAAGAATGGTCACCGCACGAAAATACCCGAAGATGGTCACCATAAAAAGTACCCTGTTAAGCGATGGTATTGTGTTGCAAGCACCGGGTATGACACGCCTTCATCTGTCTGTTAACGATTTTCAACGTGATGAATTTGAATGTAAAATTTGGAGTGACCGCTTCTTAGCTTATACCACAACCGAACAAGCTAATGCTTGGTTTAGCCAGGCCATAGGTTCTGATGTTCAATTATTATATTGTGGTGAAGAGTCTAACCGCTATCGTGAAAAATTAGACACTCGAGTCAGTTTTGCCGATGGTTACCCTCTGCTGGTCATTTCACAAGGCTCGTTAGATGAGCTTAATCGCAGAGCCTCTTCTCCTCAGTCGATGGCGCAGTTTCGTACTAATCTTGTTATTGATGGTGTTGACGCTTTTGCGGAAGATAGCTGGGAAAAAATTGCCATTGGTGAAGTGGAGTTTAGAGTCGGTAAACCTTGCCAACGTTGTGTGTTAACCTCAGTGAACCCCAACACTGGAGAAAAAATGGCAGCCCAAGAGCCCACCGTCACTTTATCCAAATTTAGAGCCAACGAAAAAGGCGCCATCTTCTTCGGCATGAACTTAATTGCCCTAAACGAAGGTGTAATCGAACTCGGTGACAAACTAAAAATACTAGAAACACGCACCCCTACCATTTACCCAGACACCCATAATTAA
- the pyrC gene encoding dihydroorotase, translated as MTNLTITRPDDWHVHLRDGDVLKDTVRDISRYNGRALVMPNTVPPTTNTEQAVAYLARINEHNHSETFTPLMSLYLTDNTTKEDIQQAKASGQIVACKLYPAGATTNSDSGVTDAKKVYPVLEEMEKQGILLLIHGEVTSHDVDIFDREKQFLDTVLAPIVNDFPKLKIVLEHITTADAVEFVQNANDNVAATITAHHLMYNRNHMLAGGIRPHFYCLPILKRNTHQKALVEAATSGDKKFFIGTDSAPHAKGRKETACGCAGSYTAHAALELYAEVFEAEGKLDNLEAFASHNGPDFYNLPRNSDTVTLVKEEWPVAESMPFGQDIVVPIKGGETLSWKVKA; from the coding sequence ATGACCAACTTAACCATTACACGCCCTGACGATTGGCATGTTCACCTTCGCGATGGCGACGTACTCAAAGACACGGTACGTGATATCAGTCGATACAATGGTCGAGCTTTGGTGATGCCAAACACCGTCCCGCCGACAACCAATACCGAACAAGCGGTAGCGTATTTAGCGCGTATTAATGAGCACAACCATAGTGAAACCTTTACTCCGCTCATGTCTCTTTATTTAACAGATAACACCACCAAAGAAGACATCCAGCAAGCCAAAGCATCAGGACAAATCGTCGCTTGTAAACTCTACCCTGCTGGCGCGACCACCAACTCTGATTCAGGTGTCACCGATGCTAAGAAAGTGTACCCTGTGCTTGAAGAGATGGAGAAACAAGGCATCTTGCTGCTTATTCATGGTGAAGTAACCTCTCACGATGTGGACATTTTCGATCGCGAAAAGCAATTTCTAGACACCGTGCTTGCACCTATCGTCAATGACTTCCCTAAACTTAAAATTGTCTTAGAGCACATCACTACGGCCGATGCGGTAGAGTTTGTTCAAAATGCCAATGACAATGTGGCGGCCACCATTACCGCCCATCACTTAATGTATAACCGTAATCATATGCTAGCGGGAGGCATACGTCCGCACTTTTATTGCTTACCGATCCTAAAGCGCAACACACACCAAAAAGCATTAGTAGAAGCGGCAACTAGTGGTGATAAAAAATTCTTTATTGGTACCGACTCTGCCCCCCATGCTAAAGGCCGCAAAGAGACCGCTTGTGGTTGTGCTGGATCTTACACGGCCCACGCCGCACTAGAGTTATATGCGGAAGTATTTGAAGCAGAAGGTAAACTTGACAATTTAGAAGCTTTTGCCAGCCATAATGGCCCTGATTTTTATAATCTGCCACGCAACAGCGACACCGTCACTTTAGTAAAAGAAGAGTGGCCAGTAGCCGAAAGCATGCCGTTTGGTCAGGATATCGTTGTGCCAATTAAAGGTGGCGAAACCCTATCTTGGAAAGTGAAAGCATAA
- the glpK gene encoding glycerol kinase GlpK yields the protein MTSGSYIIALDQGTTSSRAVVFDAQANIVASSQREFTQYYPHTGWVEHDPMEIYASQRSTLIDVLDELAIAPQQVCALGITNQRETTIVWNKETGKPVYNAIVWQCRRTSALCKELKQQGWQEYIKQATGLVLDPYFSASKIKWILDNVPGARVLAEQSKLLFGTVDTWLMWKLTHGKVHATDYSNASRTMMFNINTMQWDEQILELFGIPKCMLPEVQASSSYFGETCIGEGESLRIAIAGVAGDQQASLFGHRCVDSGQVKNTYGTGCFLLMNTGQTKVDSQHGLLTTLACDANGQPCYALEGAVFMAGASVQWLRDELRLLNEAKDSEYYANKVDSCDGVYVVPAFTGLGAPYWDPYARGTMVGLTRGTSAEHIVRATLESIAYQTCDVIQAMQADSAIKLESLRVDGGAAKNNFLMQFQSDILDCEVQRPQVTEATALGVAFLAGLTVGVWKDVMDLDAKCEIETRYYPQCDDKKRKQRYAGWKKAIQCAQMWSRLQSEEDEDK from the coding sequence ATGACTTCAGGCTCCTATATCATTGCCTTAGATCAAGGGACCACCAGTTCAAGAGCGGTTGTTTTTGATGCCCAAGCCAATATTGTGGCGTCATCACAAAGAGAATTTACTCAGTATTATCCACATACGGGTTGGGTGGAGCATGATCCCATGGAGATCTATGCCTCACAGCGTTCTACGCTTATAGATGTACTGGACGAGTTGGCTATTGCACCGCAGCAGGTGTGTGCTTTAGGCATTACCAACCAAAGAGAAACCACCATAGTGTGGAATAAAGAAACGGGCAAACCTGTCTATAACGCCATTGTGTGGCAGTGCCGCCGTACCAGTGCTCTATGTAAAGAGTTGAAACAACAAGGTTGGCAAGAGTACATAAAGCAAGCGACAGGATTGGTTTTAGATCCCTATTTCTCGGCCAGTAAAATCAAATGGATTTTAGATAATGTGCCAGGCGCTAGAGTTTTGGCCGAACAAAGCAAGTTACTGTTTGGCACTGTAGATACTTGGCTGATGTGGAAATTAACGCACGGCAAGGTGCACGCCACCGATTATAGCAATGCCTCTCGTACTATGATGTTTAATATCAATACCATGCAGTGGGATGAACAGATCCTAGAGTTATTTGGTATTCCTAAGTGTATGCTGCCAGAGGTGCAGGCCTCCTCTAGTTATTTTGGTGAGACATGTATTGGTGAAGGGGAAAGCTTACGCATTGCTATTGCCGGCGTTGCAGGGGATCAGCAAGCGTCTTTATTTGGTCATCGCTGTGTGGATTCAGGCCAGGTAAAAAACACGTATGGTACAGGCTGTTTTTTGCTGATGAATACCGGTCAAACCAAAGTGGACTCGCAACATGGATTGCTGACGACATTGGCTTGTGATGCAAATGGTCAACCTTGCTATGCGCTGGAAGGGGCGGTGTTTATGGCGGGGGCGTCAGTACAGTGGTTAAGGGATGAATTGCGCTTACTTAATGAAGCGAAAGACTCTGAGTATTACGCCAATAAAGTGGATTCTTGCGATGGGGTTTATGTGGTGCCGGCATTTACTGGATTAGGGGCACCTTATTGGGACCCTTATGCCAGAGGCACTATGGTGGGACTGACTCGAGGTACCAGCGCAGAGCATATTGTGCGTGCCACTTTAGAAAGTATTGCCTATCAAACCTGCGATGTTATTCAAGCTATGCAGGCCGATTCTGCCATTAAGTTAGAGAGTCTTAGAGTGGATGGCGGTGCGGCAAAGAATAACTTTTTGATGCAATTTCAATCGGATATTCTTGATTGTGAAGTGCAACGACCACAAGTGACAGAAGCGACGGCATTAGGCGTGGCTTTTTTGGCCGGTTTAACGGTGGGAGTGTGGAAAGATGTTATGGATTTAGACGCTAAGTGCGAAATTGAAACGCGGTACTATCCGCAGTGTGATGACAAGAAGCGCAAACAGCGCTATGCCGGATGGAAAAAAGCGATTCAGTGTGCACAGATGTGGAGTCGTCTACAAAGTGAAGAAGATGAAGATAAATAG
- the glgC gene encoding glucose-1-phosphate adenylyltransferase codes for MQDTLTVILAGGMGSRLAPLTQDRAKPAVPFGGKYRIIDFTLSNCLHSGLRRLLVLTQYKSHSLQKHLRDGWSIFNPELGEYITAVPPQMRKGETWYEGTADAIYQNLWLLSRSEAKHVVVLSGDHIYRMDYKPMLKQHKDTGAALTIACMEVPVTEASAFGVMDTDTHHRIISFLEKPHTPPTLADDPNKSLASMGIYIFSMDALVEALEQDAVIDSSSHDFGHDIIPKLIDTQSVYAYRFGSEQGRVSQDTYWRDVGTIDSFYQANMDLLDPVPPIDLYQDDWGIRSYERQRPPSRTVPSVTGNQGISINSIVANGVVISGGSVQRSILSSNVKVGDGATIMNSILFDEVKIGEHCQLKNCIIDKHVSVPNGTKIGYDKQYDSERFTISEQGIVVVPEGYRFD; via the coding sequence ATGCAAGATACATTAACCGTCATTTTGGCTGGAGGAATGGGTTCTCGCCTTGCCCCTTTGACCCAAGATAGAGCAAAACCTGCCGTTCCCTTTGGTGGTAAATACCGCATCATCGATTTTACACTCAGTAACTGTTTGCACTCTGGATTACGACGCTTATTAGTGCTCACTCAATATAAATCTCATTCGCTACAAAAACACCTACGCGATGGGTGGTCCATTTTTAACCCAGAGTTAGGGGAATACATCACCGCCGTGCCTCCCCAAATGCGCAAAGGGGAAACTTGGTACGAAGGCACAGCAGACGCTATCTATCAAAACTTATGGCTACTATCACGCAGCGAAGCCAAACATGTTGTGGTACTCTCTGGTGACCATATTTATCGTATGGACTACAAACCCATGCTAAAGCAGCATAAAGACACGGGAGCGGCATTAACCATCGCCTGTATGGAAGTGCCCGTTACCGAAGCCAGCGCCTTTGGCGTCATGGATACCGATACCCATCACCGTATTATCTCTTTTCTCGAAAAACCCCACACGCCACCGACTTTAGCTGACGATCCAAATAAAAGTTTGGCCTCTATGGGCATTTACATATTTAGTATGGATGCCTTAGTTGAAGCACTAGAGCAAGATGCTGTCATTGACAGTTCGAGCCACGATTTTGGCCACGATATCATTCCCAAACTGATTGATACCCAGAGCGTGTATGCTTATCGATTTGGTTCTGAACAAGGGCGTGTGTCCCAAGATACCTACTGGCGAGATGTGGGTACCATTGACTCTTTCTATCAAGCTAATATGGATTTATTAGATCCCGTTCCCCCCATCGATCTTTATCAAGATGATTGGGGCATTCGCTCCTACGAGCGCCAGCGTCCACCATCACGAACCGTTCCTTCGGTGACCGGCAATCAAGGGATTTCTATTAATTCAATTGTGGCCAATGGCGTCGTCATTAGTGGCGGCTCGGTGCAGCGCTCCATTTTATCGTCCAATGTAAAAGTGGGGGATGGCGCAACGATCATGAACAGTATTTTATTTGATGAGGTTAAAATAGGCGAACATTGCCAGCTTAAAAACTGCATTATCGACAAGCATGTGTCTGTGCCCAATGGTACGAAAATTGGCTATGATAAACAGTATGATAGCGAACGTTTCACTATTTCAGAACAAGGCATTGTTGTGGTTCCTGAAGGGTATCGCTTCGATTAA